The stretch of DNA TGCTGAATACCCTTAGGGGTTTGTTCTTCTGGCAAAATAACGAAGGAATGATCCATTATGGTGTCAGCAGCTCCTTTCTTGTAAGACGCAATGACTCCATTATGCCCATCCCGAATAAATATCTTGCCGTATGGGGAATACCGTTGGTGTTCGGACCAAGAACATGATTATTAAACAATTATAAAACAATAATTAAATCATATTTATTAATAATTATTTATTGCAAAACAATAAATTATAGTTTAAATTTAGGCTCATCATGGTGGGAACCCTTTTCCTAAAGGGTGTTGTTCTGCTTATAGGTAAAGGGGGAAGCGCTAATGAAAAGAAAACTCTGGCACGCCCTGCAGCAGCTGGTTCGCTTCGGCTGGCAGCAGGCGCTGTCCTGCGTATTTCCCGTAGTGATCTTTGCCTCACTGGCGCTGACCAAGCTGATCCCCCTTCCATGGCTGCACCGTTATGACTGGCTGCTAATCATCTGTCTGGCCATGCAGGTAGGTATGCTGCGCTCCGGGCTTGAGACTCGTGACGAACTGAAGGTGATCACCGTCTTTCACCTCATCGGCTTGGCCCTGGAAATGTTCAAGGTTCACATGGGATCTTGGTCTTACCCGGAGGAGGGCTGGACCAAGATTAACGGAGTCCCTCTCTACAGCGGATTCATGTATGCCAGTGTGGCCAGTTACTTGTGCCAGGCCTGGCGGCGTCTCAAGGTAGATCTTGTTCACATGCCTCCGATCTGGCTCGTTGTCCCGCTGGCGGCTTCCATCTACCTGAATTTCTTCACCCACCATTACTGGATCGACATCCGCTGGTGGCTGTCCGCCCTGGTGGTGATCGTATTCTGGCGAACATGGGTCACCTATGAGGTGGGCCAGCGCTGCTACAAGATGCCGCTTGCCCTCTCCTTCGTGCTGATCGGCTTCTTCATCTGGATTGCGGAGAATGTCGCTACCTTCTTCAACGCATGGGAGTACCCGGATCAATCTGAAACTTGGCATTTTGTCCATTTCAGTAAGGTCGGCTCCTGGCTTCTGCTTGTCATCGTTAGCTTTCTAATCGTTGCCGCGTTGAAGCAGGTTAAGAGGCAGCGGCCTCCCGGCTGAGGGGGATAGAGGCAGGTGCAGCTGGCTGCTATTTCAAGACCTCCTAACATCCGCTGTGACACTTTGTTATACGATCAAGGCAACCGCTTTGCGGGCAATTGGCTAAAGCCGCTAACAAACCTAAAGCCGTACGGATGATCATCCGTACGGCTTATCTATCGGCTGGCTCTATTATTGCCTCGCCTCGTCTTGCCTTAAGGCTATGGATTATTTCCAGATCTCTTCAGCAATTTCCTTAATAAAAGCAATTTTGCGCCATTGCTGCTCCTCAGTCAGGTGGTTGCCTTCTTCCGTGGAAGCAAAACCGCACTGCGGGCTCAGGCAAATCCGGTTCAGATCAACGTATTGCTTCGCTTCCTCGATGCGCTTCAGAATATCTTCCTTGTTCTCCAATTCGCCAAATTTGGAAGAGAACAGACCGAGCACAACCTGCTGATTGTCCTTCAGGAAGCGGAGCGGCTTGAAATCGCCGGCCCGTTCGGTATCAAACTCCAGATAGAAGCCGGAGTAGTTATCGATGCTCAGAAGCGTCTGTGCGATCGGCTCATAGCCTCCGCCTACCCCTGCATAAGTGGAAACATAGTTGCCTCGGCATACATGTGTCGTGACAACAAGATCGTCCGGCAATCCGGATACAACCGCCTCATTCAGCTTCGCGAACTCCTTCGCGTATTCGGCTACACTTACACCGGCCTTCTCCATAATAGCCATGAACTGCTCGTCGCACAGCGCTCCCCATGTGCAATCATCAATTTGGAGGCTGCGGCAGCCTGCATCATAGAGGGCAAGAATTACGGCTTTGTACGCTTTGACGATATCCGACAGAAGCTCTTCCCGATCCGGGTAGATCGCCTTTGTGCTATCCTGGTTCTCGGCCCGGTCCAGTTCAAAGAGGAACTGTGCCGCCGCAGGAATTGACTGGCGTGCAACAACGCCCTCGCCTGCAGCTCCTTTTAAAAAGGTATAATGCGATACGAACGGATGGCTGCTGTAGCCGATTTTGCCAGTCAGGCGGGCTGTCTCAGGTCTCGACTCCGCGCCGTTGAACCGGTAGCCTTGATCAATGATGGTCCGCTTCACCCCATCCAGTCCCCAGAAAAAGTCGAGGTGCCACCAGGAGCGGCGGAATTCGCCGTCCGTTACAGCTTGAAGGCCAACCTCTTTTTGCTTCTGGACAAGCTTAACGATTTCTGCGTTCTCTACTTCTTTCAATTGTTCGGCGGTAATTTCGCCATTCTGGAATTTCAATCTAGCCTCTTTCAGCTCGCGAGGACGCAAAAAGCTGCCAACGATATCATATCGAAACGGAGTAACGGTGCGATGTTTAGGTTCGGCTTGTGTGCTCATTCGGTAATCTCCTCGGAAATTCATTTTAAAAACACTATAGCACATCCTACTTGCTATAACGTTCTATGAATGAGTTATAGCTGGATATAGCCAATAGCTATAACTAGTGGGATTTCAATGACACGAATCTCCTTTCAACTGAACCTCCAGGGATAGAAGTAATTTCACCAAGAGCTGAGGTGGATGGATAAGGAATGCTATGGATCACAAGTGAATTGCTTTGCCTATTAAACAACCTGATACTTGCGAAAGCCCCGGTACGCAAACGGGACAACGAGGAGCGCAACCAAGACAGCGACGGCTCCGATCATGTACGGCTGCGGAACTCGCCAGCCGAAGAGATGGTAAAGCTCATAACCCCGAAAGGCATCGATGTTTCTCACTTGTTTACCAGGAAGGAGAGCGAGCAGATGATTGAAGAGCCGACTCGTCTTGCTTTCGGAGATGAACATCGGTCCGAACAAGAGAACAACCGTGCAGACAATAACCGAAAAGGGCGACTTCATCCGAGAGGAGAACAGCAGCGTCAATCCGGTCATCATAAGACTGCCCAGATAGCCGAGTAGAGACAACCACAGATAAGTCTCCAGGGCGGTAAGCGGAAATGGCGAGAGTAGGTAACTTCGGCCTACCGTTTGCAGAGAGGCATTCCAACCCGAAACTCCGTATACGGCAAATACGGACGCGGTAAAGGCAAGCCAGCCGAACAGAAACATCCCGGTTGCAAAGGTAAAAGCCGCCTTCAGCTTGGCGTAAATAGCTTTGCCTCGTCCGTGGCGCGTCGAGAGCACGATGGCTGCTACGCCGGTCTGGTATTCGGAGGCAAATACAGGAGCGGTGCAGACGCAGATCACGAACGTGGCGATCATGAAGATGAAGGAAGAATTTCTAAAAAGAGTCTGCCAACCCCCGGTGTAGTCTACCCGGAAGGGGGTGCTTATCTTCGCATTCATGTTCTCATAGTACACTTTGTCTGCTGCGGAATAATTGCCGTAGGCATAATCCTTGCTGAGATAAGCACGAACCCGCTCCATCCGCTTTTCATAGAAGTGATTTAGACTTTCTGGCGATAGGTTGTCGACGATGTAGTAATTATGTTGACCAAAGGGGGAATATACTTCGCGAATGAAGTCGAGTATGAAATCGTACGGATAAACCTTATAGAATGCTTCATCTGTAAGTACCCTTCCCCCGATATCGGGACGATAGACACCCAGATTGGCGGGATCATCACGAATGGCACGAAAGCCCTGGAGCGCATTTTCAAATACCTTCGGCGTAAGCGGGCCTGCGAAAGCTTGGACATGCTTCTTCTCCAGGGGAATGACTGCCATTCCATTCACTTCCCCATGATTATCGTATGAAGGTCCATCCTGAAGGGCTTCAACCACGGAGCCGTACAGAGCGAACAATAGCATCGCGAGCAAGCCAAACAAGGCAGATTTGCGTCGCATTAGCTTGCGGAGTTCAAATTGGGTTAAAGCACTCATAAGTGAGCCTCCCTCTGTCCAAGAGATGGAACGGCAGAGTCGCTGAAATGATACAAGTACAGATCTTCCAGGGTAGGGACGGCAGGCGTTGCATCTGCCGCAGGCTGCGAAGCCGAGATAACACGCAGTTCGACATAGGGGCCGTCATGCTTCAGATTACTGATCACAACGTCGCCTCCTACCCGCTCCACTTCGTCTGGTGTAAGTCGGTAGTTCCAGACGCAACCTACCATTGAGGAGGTTAATTCCTGTGCGGTACCGCTCATGAGGAAGCGGCCTTTCTTCATGATGAGGATCTGATCGGCGATGGATTCGACATCGGGTACGATATGCGTGGAGAGAAGAATAATCTTATCCTTCGCCAGATTGGCGATCATGTTGCGGAAGCGAACCCGTTCCTTCGGATCAAGTCCGGCTGTCGGTTCGTCCAGCACGAGGATGCGGGGATCATTCAGCAGCGCCTGGGCGATGCCGAGGCGCTGTTTCATGCCGCCGGAGAAGGTGCGGATTTTCTTGCGGGCCGACTCCGTCAAGGCTACCTGTTCCAGTAGCTCCCGGCTCTTGCGTTTGGCTGCGGTGTTTGACAGTCCCTTGAGGGCTGCGACATATAGCAGGAATTCCTCGGCAGAGAAATTGGGATAATACCCGAAATCTTGAGGCAGATACCCGAGCAGGTTCCGGTATCGTTCACCAAGCGCGGCAATGTCCTGTCCGTCCAGGCTTACCCGTCCGGACGTCGGATTCAGAATGCCGCATATCATGCGCATGAGCGTGGTCTTCCCCGCTCCATTAGCGCCGAGCAGGCCATAGACTCCTGTGTGCATTCGGGCGGATACGCCGTCAACGGCAGTGAAGCCGGTAAATCGTTTGCTGATATCTTCAAGTGTGAGTTCCAACGGATAAAGCCTCCTTTGTATAAGCGGGCTACAACGAGCTAACGAATTCCATTCGACGGCAGGTATTCAGCAGCTTGTGCAGCTCGCGAATCAACGCGAGCAAGGATAGTAGCAGCACGCCCACCCATAGACCGGTGGAGGAGCTTTCATAGACCAGAGCGTTCAGCCCAGTCTGGTTCTCAGTCCGTAAGGTGCAGGCGATTTGCAAAGCCAGGAGGAGCAGGATATACGCGGTACAGGCGAAGCCTTTATCCCGGATACGAGAACAATTGAGCAGCCATAGACAGCCGACGCAGGCCACCGTAAACGGGGTAAACAGGTAGAGCAGCATGCGGCCCAGCTCCTGCCCCCACTCAAGGCTGAACATCCCGGCGAGAATGCCAAGTCCTGCGATGTCGATAAGCGCAAGCAGACTCAGGCGGACTAAGAACAATCGTTCCAGGGAGTACAGGGTACTCATCTCAAGCTCCAGCATTCGACTGCCGATAGAGCGAGTAAGAGCTTGGATTCCAATGAGCACGAGCAGCGGTGCGGCAGTGGAGAACAAAGCAAGCAGCTGCAAGCGACCGCCGGATGAAGCTCCGGGAATCTGGTGAATCAGTACAGCAGTAATCACGAGGACCGCCACATGGAGGAGCCACACTCGCATTCCGATAAAGCGCAGCTGACGAATGTAAAATTGCTTAAACGAGATGCGTCGCCCTTCGTCTCGCTGTATGCTCTCTTCCAGGATCAGACGGGAACGTTTAATGGTTTCCGCGATCCGTTCCGGGTCATGGCCGGGAACAGGAGGGAGCGGGAGGCTGGCGGGCAGATGGCTTTTCCGATGCTTCATCTTAGGATTCTTCCTCCTTGTGCATGATCTTCTTCAGGGCGGCCAGTCCACGCTTCACTCGGTATTGCGCGGTGTAGAGGGTTACGCCCGTAATGTCGGCAATTTCTCGGAAGCGCAGCCCGTAGCTATAGCGCAGGATGACCGCTTCCTGCAGCTCGTCCGGTAGATGGGTCAGCCACCGCACGAGCTCACGGCTCTGCCAATCCCGTTCTGCCGTTTCCTCGGCTGAAGGCGCTGTTCCGAGAGCCGTCTCGGCGATTTGGTCCAGCGCGATCTGGGGCAGTCCCTTGCGGGCATCGCTCACGAGCCTGCGGGCAATCGTATACAGATAGGCCCGGCATTTGCCGGTATGGATGTAGCGATCCAGGGAACGAAAGAAACGATAGAATGTTTCCTGAGTGAGATCCTGCGCCAATGCCGCATTAGCGGTTTTCCAATAGCAGTACCGACTGATGCTGTCATAATGGCGTTCGATCAATTGGTTCAGTGCTTCCAAGTCCCCGTCATGAATCCGTTTGAGCAGTTCGGCATCGTCCAAGGGTTCTTCTCCTTCCACTTGGTATAACTGGGCAAAGCTCAATTTTGAGAAGATTAGATGTGTCTATATTGTGAATACCACAACGAGAGTGTAAGGGCCGTGGGGCTGCTCATTCTATTTTGCAACAGATAGGAATGTAGAGACTGTGAATTTAAATGAAAAAGAGGCCGTTCCTAAGGTCATCTGTGACGACTTTGGAACAGCCTCTTTTGTTTTTTTCCTAAGCAAGAGCGCCTTTACGGTTCACCTCAGGAAATAATTCTATTTTCCTACATTGCCTAAAACCTCAGACAGACGCATCATTCCGAGCTTTAATTTATCAGGTGTAGAATGAGTAAAGTTCAGACGGAACGTATTTTCTTGAGGGTTTGCAACATAAAAAGGTGCTCCTGGAACATAAGCCACACCATGTCTCACGGCTTCAGGAAGCAACCCTGTCATGTCTAGTTGTTTATCCGCCTTGACCCAGAAGAACATTCCCCCCTTTGGTTCTGTAAAGCTAAACCCTTCTAGATTATTTAAATAATCGCGCATCACAATCATGCGCTGATAATATTCCCGGCGAAGAAGGGCAATATGGCTGTTTAGATCGAAATCACGCATCAGAAAATATAGAGCTTGCTGATCTATAGAACTTGAATGAAGATCAGATGATTGCTTGGCCTGCGCCATCATGCCGATAACCTCTTTAGGCCCTGTGATCCAACCACAGCGAAGAGCGGGAACCACGGTTTTAGAAAATGTACTTGTGTACAATACATGAGTTCGTTCCTGATCCAAGCTGGCAAGGGATGGGTAGGTTTCCCCCTCGTCGAACTGAATTTCACCATACGGGTCATCCTCAAAAACCAGAACGTTATATTTTTTGGCCAATTCAACTAAGGCTGTTCTGCGCTCCAGACTCCACACCTTACCTTCAGGATTCGAAAAAGTAGGAACCACATAGATGAATTTGGGCTTCAACGTCTGAATTTTATGTTCTAAATCCTGCGGATCCATGCCGTATTCGTCCCCTTGAACAGAGTATACCTGTCCTTCATAGGCTTTAAATACCTGCAAGGCTGCTAGATAAGTAGGGTCTTCAGTCAGCACGATATCATTAGGTGAAAGCATGATTTTACTAAAAAGGTCGATCGCCTGCTGCGATCCTGTCGTCATCATGATGGCTTCCGGATCAGAGTGAATCCCCTTCGTCTTCATTCTTTCTTGGAGCAAGCCACGCAGGGGCAGAAAACCCTCCGTAACCCCATATTGCAATGCACCCGTACCCGATGCAAAGACCTTCTCATAAGCTAACCGAACTTGTTCTACAGGAAAGAATTCCTCAGAAGGAAGCCCGCCGGCAAAAGAAATGACATTTCCTTGCTGAGTCACAGCTAAAATATCTCGAACGGCTGAAGATGTAAAATTTCTAGTTCTGTCTGCAAAATGATAATTCACGATTTCTTCCCCCTAATTATTTGTAGATCTAGTAGACTTGCTAGCGGCCTAAATAATAACGGGAAAAAGCCGTTGATCCTTCAACTAGATTTGACTCATCATAACACGTGCAAAAAAAGCCACACAATATTAAAATTGCATGGCAAACAAGATTAGCGCTCTCATTTAGGGGGGATTTCCCTATTATTCCGAGGACTAAAACAAGCTGAAAGGGTACACTGCGGCACCTGCTTTCAATAGATGAGCATAGCTTCATTAAGCCCTGCTGATGTAAAATGACTCAAATTCGGCAACAGAGCCAAACCGGTTCAGAGGCACACCTTCTGCTTTCAGGTGATTCTCCAACTTTTCTATAAGCTGCAGAACGGCTAACCGCAACGGTTCAAAGTCTGTCTGATCCAGCAGCGCGACAAGATCCGGATATCCGTAACGAACATAAAGTTCTCGATGCTCGCCTAAGTCAGCAATCCCCGGCCAGCGCCCTTTTTCCGCCGCATACAGAGTTCGGGCTATCCCGTCTTGTAAGCGAATAGCAACGAAAAACGCTGTTTCGTAATGACCTTTCTCGCACGCGGTTAGAAGTTTGTTCATCATCCCCAATTCCTCTTCAAAGTACCCCTTCATCCACCTTTTATAAGAGCGAGTTTCCACTTGACTGCTTTGTCGCTCTGATATAAGGCCAAGTGTATCTGCAATCAGTTTCTCGCATGCTGACATGATTTCACTCGGAGTAACGCTGAACATAATGGTATCAAGATAATGATCCAGTTGGTCCGGCTTGATGGGGAGATTTCTGACTTGCTCACGATAGTGGCCCCACATGCGCTTATAGTAGGTTTGGTTCAAGAACCCAAGAGACTTGAAGATGTCTGTCACAATCTCATAAGCCTGGGTTCGACAATAGGATAGCTCCTTGGAGCTTTCAGCAAGCCGCATTTTAGCCATGCCGGCAAGGCAATCCTTCAGTACTGATTCGGCTTTGCCGATCAAATCAGGCGCTCTCGACTCGCTGCCCATGTTGGAAATGGTCTCCCGAAGCCCCATGAACCTCGCAAGATCATCTTCCGACCGAACATATAACAGCTCACAGTCTGCTATGATCGTCGTATTCCACTCCTCAGATGCTGCCATTCCCTCAGCACGCTCCCACCCAATCGGCCAGAAATCAAAACTGATGCCATCGATAATAAACTGGCACTCCACTTGTCTTCCTCTAGCCGTGGCCGGAATGAAGAAGAAGTCCAAATCCGAGCGTTCCGTCGCTCGCCCCTGCAAATAGGATCCGTAATATCCGACAATAGCGACATCTTGAGGGTAGTGGGTTCTAATGTGTTTTACAATAATGTCAGCTACAGCAAAAACATCAACCATTAGGGCAACCCCCCTTATTATCCTTGAAGTCTAGAACTGTGCCTGTACTTCAAGTTTAGGGAGTCTTCCCGCAGAAGTAAAAGGAAAAGATAATTAAAAACAAACTACTCATATTACAAGCCTTCTGCCAACCGTCTAATCTCCTTACTCATTCTGGCATTGACGGGATATACCTCTTCCAGGTAACGAAGAATATGCAGCGCCGACTCCGGGGTCCGCTCGTATCCCAGTATCATATCGCCCACCCGTTCTGCAAAGGAAGGATACCTCTTCTCCAGCCGCCGCTCCTCTCCAAACACATCCGGGAAGTACGCCTCCTCCTTCTCAAGTAAATGCAAAGCTGAGAGGATATTGTCCACGGCATAGCTCTGGACGAACCTCGCCGCAGAGAGCTTCTCCCCCCGGGCATAGCGGCATAGTCCTACATATAAGTTGGTCAAAGCCTCATTCAGCGGGAAATCCAGTCCCTCTCTGCGCTGCGTCTCCGTTCTCCTTCCGCCCTTAGCGATCTCTGTGATCTCCGGATTCGCATAAGACGGATTCCTCCAAACGATTCTTCCCTCCGAATATGCGACATGCTCCATTTCCTCCTCCTCAAACACCGCATATTCCCCATAGATCCCGTCCTCGAACAGGATCTTGTATCCATCCACCGTATTTCGGAAGGTATATGATAGCGGGTATACTTCCTCCAGCCAATCCAGCTGCTCAATATACGCTTGTTTATATCCCGGCTTCACAATTACAAAAAAGTC from Paenibacillus sp. CAA11 encodes:
- a CDS encoding DUF817 domain-containing protein — protein: MKRKLWHALQQLVRFGWQQALSCVFPVVIFASLALTKLIPLPWLHRYDWLLIICLAMQVGMLRSGLETRDELKVITVFHLIGLALEMFKVHMGSWSYPEEGWTKINGVPLYSGFMYASVASYLCQAWRRLKVDLVHMPPIWLVVPLAASIYLNFFTHHYWIDIRWWLSALVVIVFWRTWVTYEVGQRCYKMPLALSFVLIGFFIWIAENVATFFNAWEYPDQSETWHFVHFSKVGSWLLLVIVSFLIVAALKQVKRQRPPG
- a CDS encoding 5-methyltetrahydropteroyltriglutamate--homocysteine S-methyltransferase; this encodes MSTQAEPKHRTVTPFRYDIVGSFLRPRELKEARLKFQNGEITAEQLKEVENAEIVKLVQKQKEVGLQAVTDGEFRRSWWHLDFFWGLDGVKRTIIDQGYRFNGAESRPETARLTGKIGYSSHPFVSHYTFLKGAAGEGVVARQSIPAAAQFLFELDRAENQDSTKAIYPDREELLSDIVKAYKAVILALYDAGCRSLQIDDCTWGALCDEQFMAIMEKAGVSVAEYAKEFAKLNEAVVSGLPDDLVVTTHVCRGNYVSTYAGVGGGYEPIAQTLLSIDNYSGFYLEFDTERAGDFKPLRFLKDNQQVVLGLFSSKFGELENKEDILKRIEEAKQYVDLNRICLSPQCGFASTEEGNHLTEEQQWRKIAFIKEIAEEIWK
- a CDS encoding ABC transporter ATP-binding protein; this encodes MELTLEDISKRFTGFTAVDGVSARMHTGVYGLLGANGAGKTTLMRMICGILNPTSGRVSLDGQDIAALGERYRNLLGYLPQDFGYYPNFSAEEFLLYVAALKGLSNTAAKRKSRELLEQVALTESARKKIRTFSGGMKQRLGIAQALLNDPRILVLDEPTAGLDPKERVRFRNMIANLAKDKIILLSTHIVPDVESIADQILIMKKGRFLMSGTAQELTSSMVGCVWNYRLTPDEVERVGGDVVISNLKHDGPYVELRVISASQPAADATPAVPTLEDLYLYHFSDSAVPSLGQREAHL
- a CDS encoding RNA polymerase sigma factor, translated to MSFAQLYQVEGEEPLDDAELLKRIHDGDLEALNQLIERHYDSISRYCYWKTANAALAQDLTQETFYRFFRSLDRYIHTGKCRAYLYTIARRLVSDARKGLPQIALDQIAETALGTAPSAEETAERDWQSRELVRWLTHLPDELQEAVILRYSYGLRFREIADITGVTLYTAQYRVKRGLAALKKIMHKEEES
- a CDS encoding aminotransferase-like domain-containing protein; this translates as MNYHFADRTRNFTSSAVRDILAVTQQGNVISFAGGLPSEEFFPVEQVRLAYEKVFASGTGALQYGVTEGFLPLRGLLQERMKTKGIHSDPEAIMMTTGSQQAIDLFSKIMLSPNDIVLTEDPTYLAALQVFKAYEGQVYSVQGDEYGMDPQDLEHKIQTLKPKFIYVVPTFSNPEGKVWSLERRTALVELAKKYNVLVFEDDPYGEIQFDEGETYPSLASLDQERTHVLYTSTFSKTVVPALRCGWITGPKEVIGMMAQAKQSSDLHSSSIDQQALYFLMRDFDLNSHIALLRREYYQRMIVMRDYLNNLEGFSFTEPKGGMFFWVKADKQLDMTGLLPEAVRHGVAYVPGAPFYVANPQENTFRLNFTHSTPDKLKLGMMRLSEVLGNVGK